Proteins from a genomic interval of Chroococcidiopsis thermalis PCC 7203:
- a CDS encoding helix-turn-helix transcriptional regulator, whose product MTITISQQAYEDLFGETVEHSQHPDPDDPLDVVYKYPRQLAQGYWRRIYLRQGLELEIGSIQMHDRLLITYPEQEHPWLEYHFHFSGEHEDKYTSISGGQYIFSGSGLEPKKTVDDSDRQPYLELIIFMQPDLLYSFAGDRDGQLASELQQWIRQPHQRCYYHCKTATLAMQTVARQILQCPYRGVAKRLYLEAKALELMAMLVGQELEIQDKKSSPHLFKPDVIERIHHARDILLKRLHNPPSLIELARAVGLNDYLLKLGFRHCFGTTVFSYLHCYRLEQARQLLETGEMKVSEIADLVGFRSQSYFAAAFRTKFGLCPKQYQMQHKKSV is encoded by the coding sequence ATGACTATCACCATTTCTCAGCAAGCATACGAAGACTTATTTGGTGAGACAGTAGAGCATTCTCAACACCCCGATCCAGACGATCCGCTAGATGTGGTTTACAAATACCCGCGACAGTTAGCACAGGGTTACTGGCGGAGAATTTATCTGCGTCAAGGATTGGAGTTGGAGATCGGAAGTATCCAAATGCACGATCGCCTGCTAATAACATACCCAGAACAGGAACATCCGTGGTTAGAGTATCACTTTCATTTTTCAGGCGAACATGAGGATAAATACACATCCATTAGTGGAGGACAATACATTTTTTCTGGCAGTGGACTAGAGCCGAAAAAGACAGTTGATGATTCAGATCGACAGCCCTATCTGGAGCTGATTATTTTCATGCAGCCCGACTTATTGTACTCTTTTGCAGGCGATCGAGATGGGCAATTAGCTTCAGAGTTGCAACAGTGGATTCGGCAGCCACATCAGCGGTGTTACTATCACTGCAAAACTGCAACATTAGCCATGCAAACAGTAGCGCGGCAAATCTTGCAATGTCCCTATCGGGGAGTTGCCAAGCGTTTGTATTTGGAAGCCAAAGCTTTAGAGTTGATGGCGATGTTGGTTGGACAAGAACTGGAAATCCAGGATAAGAAATCCAGTCCTCACCTGTTCAAGCCAGATGTGATAGAAAGAATTCACCATGCTAGAGATATTTTGCTGAAACGATTGCATAACCCGCCTTCATTAATCGAATTAGCAAGAGCAGTGGGTTTAAATGATTATCTGCTCAAGTTAGGATTTCGTCACTGTTTTGGCACAACAGTCTTTAGCTACCTGCATTGCTATCGGCTGGAACAAGCCCGTCAACTCCTAGAAACTGGAGAAATGAAAGTGTCAGAAATTGCCGATCTTGTTGGGTTTCGCAGTCAGAGCTACTTCGCCGCAGCCTTTAGAACAAAATTCGGTCTTTGTCCAAAGCAGTATCAAATGCAACACAAAAAATCCGTCTAG